The Brevibacillus brevis genome contains a region encoding:
- a CDS encoding radical SAM/SPASM domain-containing protein has product MKTFKKVYIEITSVCNLACTFCPPTERSKSFIKVEDFAKRLDEIKPHTDYIYLHVKGEPLLHPKIDELLDISHEKGFKVNITTNGTLIAKNRHKLLGKPALRQMNFSLHSFDGHIGSTDREGYLREILSFVREAQEHQVIFSFRLWNLTQDNATNIQKSRNRQTLEVIEKEFGLDYRIEEKVVPGSGVKIDDRVYLNQDYEFQWPSLTAPEDDGKGFCHGLRTQAAILENGTVVPCCLDGEGVINLGNINQTSFTDIVDGERANNLVEGFSRREAVEELCRRCGYRQRFGA; this is encoded by the coding sequence TTGAAAACCTTTAAGAAAGTCTATATAGAAATCACCAGTGTTTGCAATCTCGCCTGTACCTTTTGTCCGCCAACGGAGCGCAGTAAAAGTTTTATTAAAGTAGAAGACTTTGCGAAAAGGCTGGATGAGATCAAACCGCACACGGATTACATTTACCTGCACGTCAAAGGGGAACCGCTTCTCCATCCCAAAATTGATGAGCTGCTCGATATCAGTCATGAGAAAGGCTTCAAGGTCAACATCACCACAAATGGGACGCTGATCGCGAAAAATCGGCATAAATTGCTGGGCAAGCCTGCGCTCCGACAAATGAACTTCTCGCTTCACAGCTTTGACGGACATATCGGCTCAACCGACCGCGAAGGTTATTTGCGGGAGATTCTTTCCTTTGTTCGAGAAGCTCAGGAGCATCAAGTGATTTTTTCTTTCCGTCTGTGGAATTTGACACAGGATAACGCTACGAACATTCAAAAGAGTAGAAACCGCCAGACGCTCGAAGTGATTGAGAAAGAATTTGGGCTGGACTATCGAATTGAAGAAAAAGTAGTGCCGGGCAGCGGGGTAAAAATCGATGACCGTGTTTATTTGAACCAAGATTACGAATTCCAGTGGCCGAGTCTGACAGCGCCTGAGGATGATGGAAAAGGCTTTTGCCATGGACTGCGCACGCAAGCGGCGATTCTTGAAAATGGAACCGTTGTGCCGTGCTGTCTCGATGGGGAAGGAGTTATTAATCTAGGGAATATCAATCAGACCTCTTTCACTGATATTGTGGATGGCGAGCGGGCCAATAATCTGGTAGAAGGATTTTCTCGCAGGGAAGCTGTTGAGGAATTATGCAGAAGATGTGGATATCGCCAGCGGTTTGGAGCGTAA